ATCTTGCTCTGCTTCAGCGCACCTGATTTTTCGAAAACCTTCCATTCGCCAACCTTCTTCCCGTCAATATAGCTGCCCTCATCCCAAAGCTGCCCATTTTCGTAATAGCGCTTCCAAGGGCCGACTTGTTTACCGTCTGAAAAAGCACCTGCCTGGAGAAACTGACCATTCTCTCGCCACCACTCCCAGTATCCGTCGAGGTCCCCATTGAGATATGAACCAGCAGCTTTCTT
This genomic stretch from Diaphorobacter sp. HDW4B harbors:
- a CDS encoding toxin-antitoxin system YwqK family antitoxin, whose amino-acid sequence is MKSSANTPLNGPHKELFSDGGLSGEGSVRNGKRHGQWRFYYVSGGKKAAGSYLNGDLDGYWEWWRENGQFLQAGAFSDGKQVGPWKRYYENGQLWDEGSYIDGKKVGEWKVFEKSGALKQSKIYKPKQQAK